The genomic region CAGCTTGATCTGCTTGAGGGGCACGACCCGGTCCTGGTACACCGTGTTGAGGCCCTGATTGGCGCGCTGCATGCCGAGCAGCCCGGCAGTGCCGATCAGCGCGGTCAGGAGACACAACGCCGCCAGCAGCACGGCAAGGCGGGTGGAGATTCGGATGTTGTCGAGGTTCATGGCTGTACCTTTTGTTCCGAGTGCCAACGCAGCAGTCCCGAAAACCCAAGCAAGTTGGGTGCCACCGGGGTTGCGTAGCCTCAGGGATGGGGGGTCAATGCACCGCTTCACTGCTTTCTGCAGTCAGCGAATCTTTCAGGAATTTCTCGATGTCCAGCAGGATCAGCATGCGATCGTCCACCGAACCGATGGCCAGCAGGTGTTCTGGGTCAAAGTTGGAATCGAGGGCCGGAACAGGACGCAGCTGCGATGGCTCCAGCGTCAGCACGTCTGACACGCCATCCACCACCAGGCCCACCACGCGCGAGCCAATGTTCAGCACGATGACGACGGTGAGGTGGTTGTACTGAACGCCGCTGAGGCCCAGTTTGATGCGCAGGTCAATGATGGGAACGATGACGCCACGCAGGTTGACCACGCCCTTGAGGTGCTCGGGTGCGTTGGCGATGGTGGTGGGCTTCTCGTAGGAGCGGATTTCCTGCACGCGCAGGATGTCCACACCGTATTCCTCGTTGGCAATCTTGAAGGCCAGGAACTCACGGATCTGCGTGAGGGCCCCGGCGCCGCCGGTGGAGGTATTGGTATGGGATGCGGCGGCTGCGTTGATCATGACGGGCTCCGGTGAAATGATAAAAAGTGTTAGAAATTTTATCTCCCATCTTTGTTAAATGTCAAATATGAAAAATATGATTTTCAATGTGTGGATTGAGAAGGGTTCTGGTGGCCTGTGGGTGAGGGGACTCCCGGCACAATTCAGGGCATGAAAACCATTCGACTCAAGCAGGGCAAGGAGCGCTCGCTCCAGCGCCGTCATCCGTGGATCTTTGAATCGGCCATTGCCAAGGGCGGAGGTGACAGCGGCGAGACCGTGCGGGTGGAGTCGCATGAAGGGCAGTTTTTGGCGTGGGCCGCGTTCAGCCCGCAATCGCGCATCCGCGCCCGGGTGTGGAGCTTTGACGAAAAGCAGCGCATTGATGCTCCGTTTTTCATAGCTGCTTGCGCTCGCGCCATAAGCGCCAGAGCCCGTTTTGACATCAAGAGCGATGGTGTGCGACTGGTGCACGGCGAATCGGACGGGCTGCCCGGGCTGATCGTGGACCGCTATGGCGACACGCTGGTGGCCCAGTTCACCAGCGCAGGCACCGAACGCTGGAAGGCCGTGCTGGCCGATGCGCTGCTCAAGGAGACGGGGCTGAGCAAGCTGTATGAGCGGTCTGACGCCAGTGTCCGGTCTCTGGAAGGGCTGGAGCCCGCCACCGGCTGGCTGCGTGGCGGCCCTGTGGTTAATCAGGCCGGGCAGCCGGAGCCACCGGTGGAGCTGACCATTTACGAACATGACTGGCGGCTGACCCTCAACATTGCCGAAGGGCACAAGACCGGCTTTTACCTGGACCAGCGCGACAGCCGCAAACGGTTTGCGGATTACGTGCAGCGGCTGAACCTGCGCAAGGTGCTCAACTGCTTTTGCTACACCGGTGGCTTCAGCGTGGCTGCCCTGTGGGGCATGCAGGCCGCGCAGCGGGCGGCGGACAAAGGGGCAGGGGAGCAAGGCGGCGGGATGGTCACGTCCATCGATTCGTCCGGCCCCGCGCTGGACAGAGCCCGAGCCCATGTTCAGCTCAATGGCTTTGACATGGAGCAGGCGCGGTTTCTGGACGCGGACGTGAATGCTTCGCTGCGCCAGTTCCTGAAAGACGGCGTGCGCTTTGACGCCATCGTGCTCGATCCGCCCAAGTTTGCGCCCACTGCGGCGCATGCTGAACGGGCGGCCCGGGCCTATAAAGACATCAACCGTCTGGCGCTGCAACTGCTGGAGCCGGGCGGCGTGCTGTTCACCTTCTCGTGTTCAGGGGGCATCAGCGCAGACCTGTTCCACAAGATCGTGGCCTCTGCCGGGGCTGATGCGGGTGTGGACGGCTACATCAGTGAACGCTTGCAGGGTGCACCTGACCACCCCATGACACTGGAGTTTCCTGAAGGGGAATACCTCAAGGGGCTGGTGGTGATGCGCAAGGCCTGAACAAGGTCTGAGAGGAGCTGAAAAGGCGGGCGCACTTTTTTTGCGTCAGTGTTGCGTGGCGAGGGGCTTGACACGATCGCTACACTGGAAAAAACCGGTTTCCACCCTGATCTTCAGGCTCGGTCACGCAACGGGCGGGATATGTATCTCCGCCCTATTTCCATCTGAAAGAGATTTCCATGGCACTCATTCCTGTCACCATCCTCACCGGCTTCCTGGGCTCGGGCAAGACGACCTTGCTCAAACGGGTTCTGAACGAAGCCCACGGCCAGAAGATCGCTGTGATCGAGAACGAATTCGGCGAAGAGAACATCGACAACGACATCCTCGTGACCGAGTCGAAAGAGCAGATCGTGCAGATGAGCAACGGCTGCATCTGCTGCACCATTCGCGAAGACCTGCGCGAAACCCTCCAGTTGCTGGCTGCCAAGAAACGCAAGGGCCTGCTGGACTTTGACCGCATCGTGATCGAGACCACCGGCCTGGCAGACCCCGGCCCGGTGGCGCAGACCTTCTTCATGGACGAGGAGATTGCGGAAACCTATCTCATCGACTCCATCATCACCCTGGTGGATGCCAAGCATGCCCCCCAGCAGCTCAATGACCGCCAGGAGGCCCGTCGGCAGGTGGGCTTTGCCGATCAGATCTTTCTGTCCAAGACGGATCTGGTCAGTGTCGCCGAGGTGGATGCATTGATTCACCGCCTCAAGCACATGAACCCCCGCGCGCCCATCAAGGCTGTGCATTTTGGCGAAGTGCCGCTGAAGGAGGTGCTGGACCTGCGGGGGTTCAACCTGAACGCCAAGCTGGATATCGACCCGGACTTCCTGAAGGACGAAGACCACAGCCATTGCGACCACGATCATGGCCACTGTGAGCACGACCATGGTCACGAACATCATGATCACGCGCATGGCGAAGAGTGCAACCACCCCTCACACCAGCACGGCCATGGGCATCACCACCATCACGACGATGATGTGAAGAGCTTTGTCTACCGCAGCGACCGTCCTTTTGATCCAGCCAAGCTGGAAGACTTCCTGGGTGCCATCGTCAACATTTATGGCCCCCGCATGCTGCGCTACAAAGGGGTCTTGAACATGAAAGGGACTGAGCGTAAGGTGATCTTCCAGGGCGTGCACCAGCTCATGGGCAGCGATCTGGGGCCGCAGTGGGCTGAGGGCGAGGCTCGCGTGAGCAAGATGGTGTTCATCGGCATTGACCTGCCGCAGGACATCTTCCGCCAGGGGCTTGACCAGAGTCTGGTCTGAGGGGTGCGGTGGATGCAGCGCATCCTTAACCCTTTGTGAACTACATGGGGTGTGTTGTATCCGCAACGTTTCTGTTTGCGGCGGCCCAGGTCGATACAATCGCGCCCCGGTAAAACCCCGGAAGGCTTGCCATCCGCCCCCGGCCGCAGCTGCAGCCAGGGCCTGCCCGTACAGCGAGGAGACCAGGAAGTGAAAGCCGAAACCAGCAAATCCAAGGCGGTGTCCAAGGCGCCAGCAACGGCGGCAAAAGCCCCTGCTGCGTCTGCTCCAGCCAAAGCCTCCAAGGCTGCTGCAGCTTCCGCCCCCCCGGCTGCCGCGCCCGCTTCACCTGCGGTGGCGGATTCGCAGGTTCCGCAGCGTGCCACCCGGCCTTCTTCGCGTTTGGCCCAATTGACCGTACCATCCATGGCGCAGACAGTGGCTTCCACTGCAGCCAAAGCCAGTTACCAAAACACCATGTCCACGACCGCGCAAGTGCTCCCCTCTTTCACCGCTGCCAAAAAAGACCCCAAGCTCGCCAACAACTGGAAGACCAAGTCTGCCGAGGAGTTGACCGACGCTGAAGTGTTGGCCATGCCTGACAGCGAGTACATGAACGACAAGCAAATGGCGTTTTTCCGTCTGAAGCTGGTGCAGCTCAAGCAGGACATTCACAACAGTGCTGGCGAGACCACGGAACATTTGCGTGAGGACACCGTGGTGGTGCCCGATCCGGCAGACCGTGCCACCATCGAGGAAGAGCATGCTCTGGAGCTGCGCACGCGTGACCGCGAACGCAAGCTGCTCAAGAAGATCGAGCAGTCCATTGCGCGCATTGACGCTGGTGACTACGGCTATTGCGACGAGACGGGCGAGCCCATCGGCGTGGGACGCCTGATTGCACGCCCGACAGCGACCCTGTCGCTGGAAGCGCAGCAGCGCCGCGAGCTCAAGCAGAAGATGTTCGGGGACTGATCCCCGGATGATGCTGTTTGCCCCTCCCGTCACAGTGATTGCATTCCCATGAGCAAGGAAGAGACCCCGCCAGCTGAAGGACTCCTGTCCAAGATGGTGCGGTTTGTGCGCAACCCCACTGTCCAGTGGACTGAGCTGGACTCTTTGCAAGACGACAAGGAGAGCCAATACAGCAAGCAGATGCTCAAGGAGATGATTGAGCGCAAGCGGCGCAACGACTTTGTGCGCCGCCGGGAGTTTGATCAACTGCGCAAACTGCGCAAGCGCGAGGCCCTGCATGGCCAGCGCACCGAAGACCCCACCAATCGTCCGTCGTTCTTCCAGAGCAGCATGGCATCGCCCGACGAGCGCGCTGTGACGCTCAAGAAGATTGATGAAATCGAAGCGCAGATGTCGCAGCAGTGGTGGAAGAGCAAGCAGTCCGACAGCGGCCCCACCATGCCCAGCGATCTGGCTTCGGTTCCCGCCTCGGTGCCAGCGTCTGCGGCAGCGCATGGGCCCGATACGGAGGCCGCTGCGGATGCGCGTGCATTTGCGCCCACGGCGCCCGTCAGCTTGGCAGCCCCGCTGTCACCCGCCAGCCCCGTCGCCCCCTTGTTTGCCGATGACAGCATGAAGGTGGGTGGTTTTGGCGCGACGGATGCCAGGCTGCATGCTGACACCGTTCCTGCCGAGCCGGCATTCAGCCAGACGGTACCCGGCATCGTGCCTTCCCCTGCCCCTGCGGCGGCCCCGGTGGCTGCCTTGGAGAAATTTGTGCACGAACCCGACTTGGAAGAGGCGGCCATTCGCTTTGCCAATGGCGACTACGAAGGCGCTGAGTCCGGCTTGCTGGAGGTGCTCCAGCAGCACCGCCAGGATGATCCCGAGCAGCAATTCGACCTCTGGATGACCCTGTTTGACCTGTACCGGGCCACGGGTCAGCACGATCGCTTTGATGCGTTGGCCATTGATTTTGCTGCGCAGTACAGCCGTTCGGCTCCGTTGTGGTTCTCGCTGCCAGAGCAGTTGGGTCTGGCAGCGGCAGCCTCTGAAGTGGCTGAAGGTCCCGCGCGGCGCGACTTCAGCTGGAGCGCGCCCCAGCGTCTGGCGGTGTCCTCCGTGGCGGCGTTGCAGGCTTCGGTGGAACGCGCTGCCTCGCCCTGGACACTGTCCTGGACGCGCATCAGCAGCATTGACGATGCTGCGGTGCCTTTGCTGGCCGACCTGTTTACCAAGTGGGCCGACAAGAAGGGCCAGTTTGTTTTCTCGGGCGTAGATCGTCTGAACACGCTGATGGAGGTCATGACGCAGTCGGGTGACCGTGCGTCGGGTCCTGAATGGTGGCGCCTTCGCATGTCGGCCTTGCGTCTGATGGGGCGCCTGGACGAATTCGAGCTGGTGGCGTTGGACTATTGCGTGACTTACGAGGTTTCACCGCCTTCCTGGATCGCACCTCAGTGCGGCTATTCGGGGGACGATCCCGCAGCTTCGGCAGAGCAGGCAAAGCCCAACGAGCGTGACATGCTCGCCTCGGATTTTGGGGATCTTTCCTTGCCCATGCCTCTAGATGCAGGGCCTGTGGTCGCTCTCAGCGGTGTCATCGAGGGGGATGCCACACCGATGCTTGAGCCGTTTCAAGCCATGATGCGCCAAGGTGTCCCGCTGCCTGTGTCCTGCGACAAGCTCATGCGGATTGATTTTGCGGCGGCAGGCTCTGTGCTGAACTGGGCTGCCGAGCAGCAGGCGCAGGGGCATGTGGTGCATTTCCAGAACCTGCATCGCCTGATTGCCGTGTTCTTCAATGTGATTGGCGTCAACGAGCACGCCTGGGTCATTCCGCGCAAGAACTGATCGAGGGCTTGCACCACAAGCAGTGCTTGCAATCTGCGGAAGAGTCCCCACCTTCCGCAGCTATGGACTCATCACAAGATACCCCGGTGTTTCACGGCACCACCATTTTGAGTGTGCGTCGCCAGACGCCACAAGGCGTTCAGGTTGCCATTGGCGGTGACGGGCAGGTAACGCTGGGCAATATCGTGGTCAAGGGCACGGCACGCAAGGTGCGCAAGCTCTACCATGGCAAGGTGCTGGCGGGTTTTGCGGGTGCCACGGCCGATGCCTTCACCCTGTTCGAGCGCTTTGAGGCCAAGCTGGAAAAGCACCAGGGCCACCTGACCCGTGCCGCCATCGAGCTGACCAAAGACTGGCGCACCGACCGCGTACTGCGCCGCCTGGAAGCCATGCTGGCCGTGGCCGATGCCAGCGCATCGCTCATCATCACGGGCAACGGCGATGTGCTGGAGCCTGAGCAGGGTATCGTGGCCATTGGCTCGGGCGGTGCGTACGCACACTCGGCGGCCAAGGCGCTGCTGGTCAACACAGACCTGTCCGCGCAGGAGATTGTGAAGAAGTCGCTCGAAATCGCGGGCGAACTCTGCATTTACACCAACATGAACCACACCATCGAAACGCTGTAAGGCGGTGTGTTGGTTTTGCTCATATTTTGATAGCTGCCTGCGCTTTTTTATCAAGCGTTGGCGGCTGATTTGGCTTTGAATTTGAAGGCAGGCAACGCATGTCCTCCATGACTCCCCAGGAAATCGTCTCCGAACTTGACAACCACATCGTGGGCCAGGCCAGCGCCAAGCGTGCCGTGGCGATTGCGCTGCGCAACCGCTGGCGCCGCCAGCAGGTGGACAGCAGCCTGCGTCAGGAAATCACGCCCAAGAACATCCTCATGATTGGCCCCACGGGTGTGGGCAAGACCGAGATTGCCCGTCGCTTGGCAAAGCTGGCGGATGCTCCTTTCATCAAGGTGGAGGCGACCAAGTTCACTGAGGTGGGCTACGTGGGCAAGGATGTGGACTCCATCGTTCGCGATCTTGCAGAGATTGCCGTCAAGCAGACGCGCGAAGCCGAGATGAAGAAGGTGCGCGCCCGCGCAGAAGATGCGGCGGAAGAGCGCATTCTGGATGTGCTGATTCCGCCCGCGCGCGCTGCGGCCGGGGCAGAGCAGCCCGCCAGCGACAGCACGGCGCGGCAGGTGTTCCGCAAAAAGCTGCGGGAAGGCCAGCTGAACGACAAAGAGATTGAAATTGATGTTGCCGAGGCGCGCCCCCAGCTGGAAATCATGGGCCCGCAGGGCATGGAGGAAA from Acidovorax sp. DW039 harbors:
- a CDS encoding STAS domain-containing protein; protein product: MSKEETPPAEGLLSKMVRFVRNPTVQWTELDSLQDDKESQYSKQMLKEMIERKRRNDFVRRREFDQLRKLRKREALHGQRTEDPTNRPSFFQSSMASPDERAVTLKKIDEIEAQMSQQWWKSKQSDSGPTMPSDLASVPASVPASAAAHGPDTEAAADARAFAPTAPVSLAAPLSPASPVAPLFADDSMKVGGFGATDARLHADTVPAEPAFSQTVPGIVPSPAPAAAPVAALEKFVHEPDLEEAAIRFANGDYEGAESGLLEVLQQHRQDDPEQQFDLWMTLFDLYRATGQHDRFDALAIDFAAQYSRSAPLWFSLPEQLGLAAAASEVAEGPARRDFSWSAPQRLAVSSVAALQASVERAASPWTLSWTRISSIDDAAVPLLADLFTKWADKKGQFVFSGVDRLNTLMEVMTQSGDRASGPEWWRLRMSALRLMGRLDEFELVALDYCVTYEVSPPSWIAPQCGYSGDDPAASAEQAKPNERDMLASDFGDLSLPMPLDAGPVVALSGVIEGDATPMLEPFQAMMRQGVPLPVSCDKLMRIDFAAAGSVLNWAAEQQAQGHVVHFQNLHRLIAVFFNVIGVNEHAWVIPRKN
- a CDS encoding class I SAM-dependent methyltransferase; its protein translation is MKTIRLKQGKERSLQRRHPWIFESAIAKGGGDSGETVRVESHEGQFLAWAAFSPQSRIRARVWSFDEKQRIDAPFFIAACARAISARARFDIKSDGVRLVHGESDGLPGLIVDRYGDTLVAQFTSAGTERWKAVLADALLKETGLSKLYERSDASVRSLEGLEPATGWLRGGPVVNQAGQPEPPVELTIYEHDWRLTLNIAEGHKTGFYLDQRDSRKRFADYVQRLNLRKVLNCFCYTGGFSVAALWGMQAAQRAADKGAGEQGGGMVTSIDSSGPALDRARAHVQLNGFDMEQARFLDADVNASLRQFLKDGVRFDAIVLDPPKFAPTAAHAERAARAYKDINRLALQLLEPGGVLFTFSCSGGISADLFHKIVASAGADAGVDGYISERLQGAPDHPMTLEFPEGEYLKGLVVMRKA
- the dksA gene encoding RNA polymerase-binding protein DksA — encoded protein: MKAETSKSKAVSKAPATAAKAPAASAPAKASKAAAASAPPAAAPASPAVADSQVPQRATRPSSRLAQLTVPSMAQTVASTAAKASYQNTMSTTAQVLPSFTAAKKDPKLANNWKTKSAEELTDAEVLAMPDSEYMNDKQMAFFRLKLVQLKQDIHNSAGETTEHLREDTVVVPDPADRATIEEEHALELRTRDRERKLLKKIEQSIARIDAGDYGYCDETGEPIGVGRLIARPTATLSLEAQQRRELKQKMFGD
- the hslV gene encoding ATP-dependent protease subunit HslV, translated to MDSSQDTPVFHGTTILSVRRQTPQGVQVAIGGDGQVTLGNIVVKGTARKVRKLYHGKVLAGFAGATADAFTLFERFEAKLEKHQGHLTRAAIELTKDWRTDRVLRRLEAMLAVADASASLIITGNGDVLEPEQGIVAIGSGGAYAHSAAKALLVNTDLSAQEIVKKSLEIAGELCIYTNMNHTIETL
- a CDS encoding GTP-binding protein, producing the protein MALIPVTILTGFLGSGKTTLLKRVLNEAHGQKIAVIENEFGEENIDNDILVTESKEQIVQMSNGCICCTIREDLRETLQLLAAKKRKGLLDFDRIVIETTGLADPGPVAQTFFMDEEIAETYLIDSIITLVDAKHAPQQLNDRQEARRQVGFADQIFLSKTDLVSVAEVDALIHRLKHMNPRAPIKAVHFGEVPLKEVLDLRGFNLNAKLDIDPDFLKDEDHSHCDHDHGHCEHDHGHEHHDHAHGEECNHPSHQHGHGHHHHHDDDVKSFVYRSDRPFDPAKLEDFLGAIVNIYGPRMLRYKGVLNMKGTERKVIFQGVHQLMGSDLGPQWAEGEARVSKMVFIGIDLPQDIFRQGLDQSLV
- a CDS encoding chemotaxis protein CheW, which codes for MINAAAASHTNTSTGGAGALTQIREFLAFKIANEEYGVDILRVQEIRSYEKPTTIANAPEHLKGVVNLRGVIVPIIDLRIKLGLSGVQYNHLTVVIVLNIGSRVVGLVVDGVSDVLTLEPSQLRPVPALDSNFDPEHLLAIGSVDDRMLILLDIEKFLKDSLTAESSEAVH